CTCCAGCTTACCCTCCCGGAGGCAGCTCATTACTTCCAAAGCCTCGAAACTGTATCCATTCCCCGGGAAGGGTAACGGGATGTCCTCCGGTTCCCTCCCTGAAATCTCCAAACGCAGAGAAGTCCCTCGCCAGAAATTGGGTACATAAATTGACCCTTCGGTACCCATGATCCGGGCCTCTTGGGGGGTCTTGGTTCTCACGGCACTGGATAGTATCGCCAGTTGTCCCCTTTCGTAGCGGAGGATATAGGCTCCCTGCTCATCTACACCGGTGTCACCGAGATGGGCCAAGGTAGCTATGTCTTCCGGGGCCTGACCAAAGACCATTGACGCTAGACTTACAGGGTACACACCCACATCCAACAGGGCACCGCCGGCAAGATGGGGAGCAAAGAGTCGATGCTCTGGATCCTTTGCCGCCCGAGACCCAAAGTCCGCTGTTAACATCCGGGGCTCACCGATGACACCTTTCGCCAGCAGCTCCCTCACCTTGACCCAGACTGGCAGAAACCTGGTCCACATGGCTTCCATGAGAAACAAATTCTTGTTGCCGGCAACTTGAATCATCTCCGCTACTTCCCTGGCATTTACTGCCATGGGCTTCTCGCAGAGTACCGGTTTTCCCCCTTGGAGGCACAACAAGGTGTGCTCCCTATGAAGGCTGTGTGGTGTTGCCACATAAATCACATCTACGTCAGCATCATCAACTAGCTCCTGGTAGCTACCGTAACGATGGGGAATGCCGTACTCATCGGCAAAGGCATTAGCCCGCTCGATACTGCGAGACCCCACCGCCACCACTTCGGCATCGGGGATCAGCGAGAGCCCCGCGACAAACTTATGAGCGATGCTCCCTGGTCCCAAGATGCCCCATCTTACCCTTT
This genomic stretch from Bacillota bacterium harbors:
- a CDS encoding Gfo/Idh/MocA family oxidoreductase codes for the protein MLERVRWGILGPGSIAHKFVAGLSLIPDAEVVAVGSRSIERANAFADEYGIPHRYGSYQELVDDADVDVIYVATPHSLHREHTLLCLQGGKPVLCEKPMAVNAREVAEMIQVAGNKNLFLMEAMWTRFLPVWVKVRELLAKGVIGEPRMLTADFGSRAAKDPEHRLFAPHLAGGALLDVGVYPVSLASMVFGQAPEDIATLAHLGDTGVDEQGAYILRYERGQLAILSSAVRTKTPQEARIMGTEGSIYVPNFWRGTSLRLEISGREPEDIPLPFPGNGYSFEALEVMSCLREGKLESDTMPWSESLQIAETMDRIRASWGLQYPMELEDSASP